A section of the Amblyomma americanum isolate KBUSLIRL-KWMA chromosome 2, ASM5285725v1, whole genome shotgun sequence genome encodes:
- the LOC144120404 gene encoding uncharacterized protein LOC144120404, which translates to MAPHKPLNAGYYSELIGTIRLRYEDKLKLCDDIDPYTLRPGVDTSADVSGFPEISHGDIVTYLVFSASFVTLENMKAYKALESHNNFTSGWVKHLSAKEFQDGKVVLLGEVNHSQRLGHKPLQVWILCKKDGAVITAHCTCMAGAGEACSYVGARLFAVETGIKMMKSRSCTHKDDMWLPAYVEKVQYKRLTDINFTSSKGKKRPPRI; encoded by the exons ATGGCGCCGCATAAACCTTTAAACGCGGGTTATTACTCTGAACTCATCGGCACTATTCGCCTTCGTTACGAAGACAAGTTGAAACTGTGCGATGATATCGATCCATACACGCTGCGGCCCGGAGTGGACACAAGTGCCGATGTGAGTGGCTTCCCCGAGATTTCGCACGGCGACATCGTCACGTATCTTGTGTTTTCCGCGAGCTTTGTGACTTTGGAAAACATGAAAGCGTACAAAGCTTTggagtcccacaataattttacaagcggctgggtgaagcaccTTTCTGCCAAGGAATTCCAGGACGGCAAAGTTGTCCTGCTCGGCGAG gtgaaccactcacagaggctggggcacaaacctctccaagtgtggattttgtgcaagaaggatggcgctgtgatcactgcGCACTGCACATGTATGGCTGGAGCAGGGGAAGCATGCTCCTATGTTGGAGCCCGTTTGTTTGCAGTTGAGACCGGCATCAAAATGATGAAGTCAAGAAGTTGCACCCATAAGGATGATATGTGGCTGCCCGCTTATGTCGAAAAAGTACAATATAAGCGACTCACGGACATAAACTTCACATCATCTaaagggaaaaagcg tcctCCCCGGATATGA